From Ignavibacteria bacterium:
AAAATTTCTTGCGCTTGGTTTGACAGCCAATATCGGCATTCAAACATTTGTTAATATGGCGGTTACCCTTGACGTGTTTTTTTTAACCGGTTTGCCGCTTCCGTTCATTTCGTACGGAGGAACGTCAATGTTTGCATCGTCGTTTGCTGTTGGCATTCTACTCAACATTTCATCACAGTCGAGACAGCGAGAACTGAACGACCGTGCAAGTAACAACGAAACAATAGGTGAAATCACTCCATCGCCGTGGCAAACCGAATAAGAATTTTATTTGCGTGCGGCGGAACAGGCGGTCACGTATTTCCTGCTATTGCTATAGCAGAAGAGATTGAAAAAAAAAATTCTCAGATTGAAATATTGTTTGTCGGCACAAAAAATAAAATAGAATCACGTATTGTTCCGGAAAGAAAATTTCGTTTTCAAACAATTTGGATTAGCGGATTGCAACGAAATCTTTCGCTCACGAATTTGTTATTTCCGTTAAAAGTTTTGGTTTCGTTGTTGCAGTCGTTTTTTATCTTAAAAAAATTTCGTCCAAGTGTTGTTGTTGGCACCGGAGGTTATGTTTGCGGACCCGTTGTCTCTGTTGCGTCTTTGCTGAATATTCCAACAGTGATTCACGAGCAGAATAGTTATCCGGGAATTACAACGCGGTTGCTTTCAAAAAGAGCAACGCAAGTTCATCTAACCTTTAAAGTTGCGAATAATTATTTACAACGAAGCGACAACATTTTCGTAACCGGAAATCCGACACGTGCAGAACTTGATACGGTGAATAGGGAAGAAGCAATGAAGTATTTTGGTTTCGATTCCAGTATAGAAAAAAAAACGTTGCTTGTCGTTGGCGGAAGTTTGGGAGCATCAACATTGAACAATGCTATTGTGAATTTGCTCGATGAACTTACAAAAAATAATGTTCGATTGATTTGGCAAACGGGAAAACATCAAGCGAAAGAGTTGCAAAAAATAAGTCTTAAATATTCTAAAAACGATTTGTGGCTTTCTGCTTTTATTGAAAGAATGGATTACGCGTATGCAATTGCGGATATGGTGTTGTGTCGAAGCGGAGCAACAACGATTGCTGAGATAACGCGACTCGGAAAAGCAGCGATTCTTGTTCCGTATCCGTTTGCAACAGCGAATCATCAAGAAGAAAATACAAAAGTGTTAGTAAAGGAAAATGCCGCAGAAATGATTCTTGATAAAAATGTTTCAACAGATTTGAGTGAGAAAATCATCTTACTCTTGAACAATGATTTACGAAGAAAAGAATTGGAAACGAATTGCAAGCGACTTGGGAATCCCAATGCAGCGAAAGATATTGCAGAATATGTGTTGAAATTAGCGTCATAAAAAATGGAAGCACAAACATTTAAATATAAACTCGACTTTTACTATCAACAATCATTAGTGTATTTAGTAACATTGATTATTTACATTGGTGTGCGCGGAAGTTTTATTGAAGATAAATTCGAATTTGTATTTCGTGACCCGATTTTTTATGTCTTCATTATTTTCGTTTGTATCTCGTTTGTAACCTTAGGACTCAATACGCTGCGAGATAAACGGTTGCTCATTACGGAACATCAATTGATTTTTAAGACACGATTTCACGAACATATTCATTCGATTTCAGAAATAGAATGGATGCATATCAGCCGCGAAAAAAGCGTTCGAACAGCAGGTCGTAGGCAAGTTGTTGTACTGAAAACAAAATCGCGCCGAAGAGTATTTCGTATTCGAATCGGAAGATATGAACGCGATAGAGAATTGTTGTTAGAAATGCAACGCATCGCAGAACGTGTTCCGCGAAAAATGAAACGAAGATTTGGAAATAAATTTTAGAAACCGATTTGAGATTTGGGATTTGCGATATGAGTAGTATGACTCAAATCCCACATCTCAAATCTCAAATCAAGTAAATTATGGAATTCAATCTCAATACAATTTTATTTCTCATCACGGGAATAGTCGTTGGATTTTCGAGCGGCATTGTTGGCGTTGGCGGCGGCGTGTTTGTTATTCCGATTCTCGTTTTTCTTTTTGGCTTCTCGCAAAAAATGGCGCAAGGAACTTCACTTGCAATGTTACTTCCGCCGGTGGGAATACTTGCCGTAATGGAATATTATCGCAGCGGAAATATCAATGTAAATGTTGCAATTGTTCTTGCGCTTGGATATTTGTTCGGCGCATATTTCGGAAGTTCGCTTGCAGTTACGCTTTCGAATGATATGTTGAAAAAAATTTTTGGAATACTTCTTCTCGGAGTTTCGTTGAAAATGTTGTTGGGAAAGTAACCTTCTTAGAATTTAATTCACGAGGTAATTATGAGAAAATCAGAATTAGCACTTGTAATAATTGGTACACTATTTTTTATTGTTGAAAACTCATTTTCAATTACGAATGATTCACTTTCGGATGTTTTTCCATTGTCTATAAATAATAGCTGGCAGTATTCTTCTTACCATTCTGATGAATATTGTCAGGGAATTGGTGGACCGTGTTCAGGAAGTATTGAAACAGATACTGTCTCATATAAAATTGAAGATTCTATTCGCTATACAGATAGTATTATTTGGTACGTAAAAAAGAAAGTAAAGGGCTATCACCAATATTATGGAAATGTATCTGATACGAGTCATTATGTAAACGATTCAATAATTTTTCCGCTTTATGAAAAATTGACAGGCAATCACCAATTATATATTACTTATGGAAATGGATTATACTCGTGGTATTTACCATTTCGTTATTGTGATTCAAACCATATTTACAGGTTCCAAAATGTTTCGAGCCAAGATAGTACTATGAGAATTCTATTTTGCGGAAGTGATTACAGAAGTTTTAATTCAATCTATAAAAAAAACAT
This genomic window contains:
- the murG gene encoding undecaprenyldiphospho-muramoylpentapeptide beta-N-acetylglucosaminyltransferase, coding for MAVANRIRILFACGGTGGHVFPAIAIAEEIEKKNSQIEILFVGTKNKIESRIVPERKFRFQTIWISGLQRNLSLTNLLFPLKVLVSLLQSFFILKKFRPSVVVGTGGYVCGPVVSVASLLNIPTVIHEQNSYPGITTRLLSKRATQVHLTFKVANNYLQRSDNIFVTGNPTRAELDTVNREEAMKYFGFDSSIEKKTLLVVGGSLGASTLNNAIVNLLDELTKNNVRLIWQTGKHQAKELQKISLKYSKNDLWLSAFIERMDYAYAIADMVLCRSGATTIAEITRLGKAAILVPYPFATANHQEENTKVLVKENAAEMILDKNVSTDLSEKIILLLNNDLRRKELETNCKRLGNPNAAKDIAEYVLKLAS
- a CDS encoding sulfite exporter TauE/SafE family protein; amino-acid sequence: MEFNLNTILFLITGIVVGFSSGIVGVGGGVFVIPILVFLFGFSQKMAQGTSLAMLLPPVGILAVMEYYRSGNINVNVAIVLALGYLFGAYFGSSLAVTLSNDMLKKIFGILLLGVSLKMLLGK
- a CDS encoding T9SS type A sorting domain-containing protein, yielding MRKSELALVIIGTLFFIVENSFSITNDSLSDVFPLSINNSWQYSSYHSDEYCQGIGGPCSGSIETDTVSYKIEDSIRYTDSIIWYVKKKVKGYHQYYGNVSDTSHYVNDSIIFPLYEKLTGNHQLYITYGNGLYSWYLPFRYCDSNHIYRFQNVSSQDSTMRILFCGSDYRSFNSIYKKNIGIIWMRYEAHSTLFNESFKVDLLNYDVVLGVNEISRRAENLQGIMLENYPNPFNSMTTIRFTLNSFNSVSLKIFDVVGRELATLIDETRPKGLYEINFDASQYSSGLYFYKLQVGNFSKVKKMVIIK